In the Elusimicrobiota bacterium genome, GTGAATGAGTATCAGGGAAAAATCAACGATGCGAGAGCGGCATTACAGAACTCTGTAAACGAGTATAACGCAAAGATTAACGATGCAAAGGCGAATATTCAAAAGGCTGTTGAGCAATCCCAGTCAAGAATTAACGATGTTCACGCAGGCGCTCAAGCGCCTCTAAAAGAATACAATGCCAAAATTGAGCAAGCGCAACAAAACTTAAAGAATATCTCCGGCCAATATGATGCGAAAGTCGCGGAATTTGGATCCGTAATGCAATCTAAAGCCGCGCTTATTAAAGCTGAAACTGTTGCGGCCCAGACTAATGTTCAAAATGCATTTAATAAAACGCAGGCTAAGGTAGATACACTGACAACTTCAATCGGATCTAAATTAACATCAGCAAATGATTCTGTTTCTAATTTTACCAAATCAGTAGATTCTTATCTTAAAAAATCCGGGGCACCGGCTGTGCGATAGTATCTAGGAGGGTTATCATGCAATTTTGCAAGTCTTCAGTTTTTTTCGTTGTTGTGATTGTTTTTGCTTTGGCTTTTGCTTCGTGCAGTAAGTGTCCGATCTTGGGCAAGATGTGGGGTTCAAAGCCCACTGGATCAAGTCTTGAAATATCCGATATAAGGATAGGTACGGGTGAAAATGATATTTCTAACGGCACAATTGTATTTAGTCCCAATGAAAAAATAATTATCACTTTTAATGTTAAAAATATGACAACTCTTGCTGAAAAAGGGCCTAAGGATGAAAGCATGGATTACTATTGGTTGAGGGAAGACTTAATAGTTCGTGACAAAAATGGCGGAGTAGTATTGCTTCAACCTTCAATGATAGATGGGAAAGAACCTTTATTTGCTAAGCCGCTTAAGTTCAAAAACTCCTTCACGCTTTCGGGAATAGAAGGGGTTAAACCAGAAAAATATTCAGTTACAATGATCGCAACGGATTTAATAGGTTTCCAGACCGCAACTACCACAATTCCGATAAAAATAAAAAAACAATGAGACTGAAAAATATCAGCAAAAATAACCGCGGGCAGGCGATGATAGAAACGCTTCTTTCAACCGTGTTTCTAACTATAGTAGTTTTCGCTGGCATCCAGCTTGTCATTATGGTTGTAAACGACTTAATAGCCAATGAAGCGGCTTTTGCAATTTCCAGAGTCGCAGTTGTTTCTAAAACCGACAAGGATGTTAAGGCAAAAACACTAGCTTCCGCACTTTTTTTGTTTATGAATGAAATTAGTTCGGGAAAATTGGATTTTGTCCCGTATAATGTACCGGTTGATTATGTAACATTAGAGGGAGCCCACATAAATGAGCGAACTAATCGGCCAAAAGAAATAAAAAGTTATAATACCCGATTAAAATACTTACAGAGCATAATGTTTGGTAAGCTTCTTAGCGGCTCAACTATATTGTCCATCGGAAATACGAATGTTAAAAGGAATACTTCGCGAGCGTGGATGGTTAAATCACCAGATGAAGATTACTATGACAAATCATATCCATCAGAGGTCCCTGGTTTCTAGGTGCAAATCTGAAAAAGGCCAGGCAATGCCTTATATGCTCGTAATGATTATGGTGCTAATAATTTCCTGGGCGATGATGGTCAATATTGCTAAATTGATGCAGGAACGAATGATGCTTCAAAACGCTGCCGATAATGCCGCAATATCGGTTGCTGTTTTTAAAGCAAGAACTTTAAATGCTTTAGGATATCTGAATTACTTAATAGCTTGTACTTTATATGACGGGGAAGTTGGGTTGGCTCTCGGGAAGTTTGTTGGCTGTGAACCACCTGGAATTTTTAATTATTTCAGTTTCGGAACCTGGGATGGACCTTATGGCTGGTGTCCTCCATGGACGCCATTTTTATTTTTTTGGATGTGTCTTAATGACAGTCAAAAAATGGTAGGTTCAGCTTTGGATATATGGCATGGAGGCAGATGTCCTGGGACAGAATTTTTTTCATATGAACTTTATGGAAAAAATATTGAAAGAACAAAATTCTGGGTCTCTAGGCTTCGAGAATATCAAGACGCGTTTTATGGCGCGTTTTTGATGAATGTGCTTCCATATGCAGAAAAGGTTGCATCCCTAAATAGTGAGGGTTATGAATTTAAAAAGGAAAAATTAAATATTTGGATGTCTCCACTCTTCAATGTGTTGGGTTTATACAGAAACAAAAATGGTATAAAATACTATAATACACAGAGCA is a window encoding:
- a CDS encoding Tad domain-containing protein, coding for MLKGILRERGWLNHQMKITMTNHIHQRSLVSRCKSEKGQAMPYMLVMIMVLIISWAMMVNIAKLMQERMMLQNAADNAAISVAVFKARTLNALGYLNYLIACTLYDGEVGLALGKFVGCEPPGIFNYFSFGTWDGPYGWCPPWTPFLFFWMCLNDSQKMVGSALDIWHGGRCPGTEFFSYELYGKNIERTKFWVSRLREYQDAFYGAFLMNVLPYAEKVASLNSEGYEFKKEKLNIWMSPLFNVLGLYRNKNGIKYYNTQSMCHSVPPNPEWPSYHLHFFWTEAMSFNKENDCHSWLYADKSIFSKSCKVMIILKKKIEKKGFIFSKWIGLDDVEMEAVSSAAVYNRNGPMFPLETRDHPSDKISPVFKEYLRAQYGGWDAQLVPSNYLRIVQH